A stretch of the Borreliella spielmanii genome encodes the following:
- a CDS encoding J domain-containing protein: MPSLIRIFFLVLFLIFVFNPVLIGMLFILFPFFLILFSFLGVFRIYFTRDYSYSRSREFEFYKLSFLLMAKLLSILGTVTGEQLSYVNFIINSLNLSERGKSELYTIFHSAITKNNNADKILYTLKLGYFQHKDLFVWLFSALKEINRLSRYKNLEAEKFISYVGVFLELEFNGYEAYKDINIKIVNPYSVLGLAYSASDDEIKKAYKSLVIKYHPDRFANDPVRQKDANDKFIKIQNAYEKICKERNIK; this comes from the coding sequence ATGCCAAGCTTAATTAGAATATTTTTTTTAGTGTTGTTTCTTATTTTTGTTTTTAATCCCGTTTTAATAGGGATGCTTTTTATATTATTTCCTTTTTTTTTGATATTATTTAGTTTTTTAGGTGTTTTTAGAATCTATTTCACAAGAGATTACTCATATTCTAGATCTAGAGAGTTTGAATTTTATAAACTTTCTTTTTTATTAATGGCCAAGTTACTATCTATTTTGGGAACTGTAACTGGAGAACAGCTAAGTTATGTCAATTTTATTATCAATTCTTTAAATTTGTCTGAACGTGGTAAGTCAGAATTGTATACTATTTTTCATTCTGCTATTACTAAGAATAATAATGCAGATAAGATTTTATATACTCTTAAGCTTGGCTATTTTCAACATAAAGATCTTTTTGTATGGCTTTTTTCTGCGCTTAAAGAAATTAATAGGCTTTCTAGGTATAAAAACTTAGAAGCTGAGAAATTTATTTCTTATGTTGGTGTTTTTCTTGAACTTGAATTTAATGGTTATGAAGCTTATAAAGATATTAATATTAAAATTGTAAATCCTTATAGTGTTTTGGGGTTAGCTTATAGTGCTAGTGATGATGAGATTAAAAAGGCTTATAAAAGCCTTGTTATAAAGTATCATCCTGATAGGTTTGCAAATGATCCTGTAAGGCAAAAAGATGCAAATGATAAATTTATTAAAATTCAAAATGCTTATGAAAAAATTTGCAAAGAAAGAAATATTAAGTAA